One Oryza brachyantha chromosome 3, ObraRS2, whole genome shotgun sequence DNA segment encodes these proteins:
- the LOC102722759 gene encoding heterogeneous nuclear ribonucleoprotein A1, A2/B1 homolog: MAAASPTGSSSSAPAAAVAAAMAAAAEATDGPTLSVVSKRLRALRKKHNRILQMEESLAGGKKLNREQEEVLRSKAVVVALIDELERMRAPLATALAEELASRPAPSPSAAAASSSGPDSSVEDLLRLVYFGTLFDVKPHDEFVATMVARTHERQCCLTYDYVTDEAADILVEPDLDMVSALAALAASRPAAAVGVSHRDALQACAQHARLWLRRADEPIHPESSITYAAVRAKLDKIMASDYYTAQPEMGASVDLSAAVGSYGTGAGVQESMAVSPEAPAVEESLIAEGHKDEKEVSQAPEIYNDNQPNVADAQNVDDEAPVNPEEFSAEVEQEKFEGDVEEQERNADQQFTSRRPYQNQRGGGGRGGGRRSYQNGGRGGRGGRSMGGGGGGYQNGRGGGGGGYQNGRGGGGGYYYEPGYYQQRGYNNRGRGGRSGGGGNSYYNNQGGGSQGGGHGHPGRVELGANA; encoded by the exons atggccgccgcctccccgaccggctcctcctcctcggcccccgccgccgcggtggcggcggcgatggcggcggcggccgaggccaCCGACGGGCCCACCCTCAGCGTGGTGTCCAAGCGGCTCCGCGCCCTGCGGAAGAAGCACAACCGGATCCTCCAGATGGAGGAGTCGCTCGCCGGCGGGAAGAAGCTCAACagggagcaggaggaggtgcTCCGGTCCaaggccgtcgtcgtcgcgctcaTCGACGAGCTCGAGCGGATGCGCGCGCCGCTCGCCACCGCCCTCGCCGAGGAGCTCGcctcccgccccgccccctccccatccgccgccgccgcatcttcTTCCGGCCCCGATTCGTCCGTCGAGGATCTCCTCCGGCTCGTCTACTTCGGCACCCTCTTCGACGTCAAGCCGCACGACGAGTTCGTCGCCACCATGGTCGCGCGCACCCACGAGCGGCAGTGCTGCCTCACCTACGACTATGTCACGGACGAGGCGGCGGACATTCTCGTCGAGCCCGATCTCGATATGGTCTCCGCTCTGGCCGCCCTTGCCGCCTCACGGCCTGCTGCGGCGGTCGGCGTCTCCCACCGTGACGCCCTCCAAGCCTGTGCTCAGCACGCCCGCCTCTGGCTCCGCCGTGCTGATGAGCCAATCCACCCCGAGTCCAGCATCACTT ATGCTGCGGTTAGGGCAAAGCTCGACAAGATCATGGCTTCAGATTACTACACAGCACAGCCGGAGATGGGGGCATCGGTTGATTTGTCAGCTGCTGTAGGGAGCTATGGAACTGGCGCTGGTGTGCAGGAGAGCATGGCTGTGTCACCAGAAGCACCGGCAGTGGAGGAGAGCTTAATAGCCGAAGGGCACaag GATGAGAAGGAGGTTTCACAGGCTCCAGAAATCTACAATGACAATCAGCCCAATGTAGCTGATGCGCAGAATGTG GACGATGAAGCCCCAGTGAATCCTGAAGAATTCTCAGCAGAGGTGGAGCAAGAGAAGTTTGAAGGAGATGTGGAAGAACAAGAGAGGAATGCAGATCAACAGTTCACTTCACGGCGACCTTACCAGAACcagcgtggtggtggtggtcgtggcggcggcaggaggagCTACCAGAATGGGGGCCGTGGTGGACGCGGAGGGCGGAGTatgggcggtggtggtggtggatacCAGAATggccgtggcggtggcggcggtggataCCAGAATGGCCGTGGTGGGGGTGGAGGGTACTACTACGAGCCTGGATACTACCAGCAGAGGGGCTACAACAACAGAGGCAGGGGTGGTCgctctggtggtggtggcaactCTTATTACAACAACCAAGGGGGAGGTTCGCAGGGAGGTGGCCATGGGCATCCCGGGAGGGTTGAGCTGGGCGCAAACGCTTAG
- the LOC102723041 gene encoding calcium-dependent protein kinase 9: MGNACACCVAPGAEAEPRRKEARRAHHEAKKPAAAAATTTTTRQRHGQEPGGREEMPKPRARARAKAKPNPYDWMPPPVPARGAAAVRVLEGVVPHHPRLRVTDKYLLGRELGRGEFGVTHLATDRATRERLACKSIPKRRLRTAVDVADVRREVAIMASLPEHPALVRLRAAYEDAEAVHLVMELCDGGELFDRIVARGRYTERAAAAAARTVAEVVRACHAHGVMHRDLKPENFLYAGKSEDAQLKAIDFGLSVFFRPGERFREIVGSPYYMAPEVLRRDYGPEVDIWSAGVILYILLCGVPPFWAETEQGVARAILRGAVDFDREPWPRISRAAKSLVRQMLDVDPRRRPTAQQVLDHPWLHHPARAPNVPLGDVVRARLKQFSLMNRFKKKAMRVIAEHLSVEEVEVIKEMFAVMDTDKNGKVTLQELKAGLTKVGSKLAEPEMELLMEAADVDGNGYLDYGEFVAVTIHLQRLSNDNHLRTAFLFFDKDGSGYIDRPELADALADDSGHADDAVLDHILQEVDTDKDGRISYEEFVAMMKSGTDWRKASRQYSRERFKTLSNSLMKDGSLTMAR; this comes from the exons ATGGGCAACGCGTGCGCCTGCTGCGTCGCTCCGGGTGCTGAGGCAGAGCccaggaggaaggaggcgcgGCGAGCGCATCATGAAGCCaagaagccggcggcggcggcggcgacgacgacgacgacgaggcagAGACATGGCCAAGAACCgggcgggagggaggagatgcCGAAGCccagggcgagggcgagggcgaagGCGAAGCCCAACCCGTACGACtggatgccgccgccggtgccggcgaggggcgcggcggcggtgcgcgtGCTGGAGGGCGTGGTGCCGCACCACCCGCGGCTGCGCGTGACGGACAAGTACCTGCTCGGCCGGGAgctcgggcgcggcgagttCGGGGTGACGCACCTCGCCACGGACCGCGCCACGCGGGAGCGGCTGGCGTGCAAGTCCATCCCGAAGCGGCGGCTGCGCACCGCCGTGGACGTCGCCGACGTGCGCCGCGAGGTGGCCATCATGGCGTCGCTGCCGGAGCACCCGGCGCTGGTGCGCCTGCGGGCCGCCTACGAGGACGCCGAGGCGGTGCACCTGGTGATGGAGCTCTGCGACGGCGGGGAGCTGTTCGACCGGATCGTGGCGCGCGGGCGGTACAcggagcgcgccgccgccgcggcggctaggacggtggcggaggtggtgcGCGCCTGCCACGCCCACGGCGTCATGCACCGCGACCTCAAGCCGGAGAACTTCCTCTACGCCGGCAAGAGCGAGGACGCGCAGCTCAAGGCCATCGACTTCGGCCTCTCCGTCTTCTTCCGACCAG GGGAGAGGTTCAGGGAGATCGTGGGGAGCCCGTACTACATGGCGCCGGAGGTGCTCCGGCGAGACTACGGCCCGGAGGTGGACATCTGGAGCGCCGGCGTCATCCTCTACATCCTCCTCTGCGGCGTGCCGCCGTTCTGGGCCGAGACGGAGCAGGGCGTGGCGCGCGCCATCCTCCGCGGCGCCGTCGACTTCGACCGCGAGCCCTGGCCCCGCATCTCCCGCGCCGCCAAGAGCCTCGTCCGCCAGATGCTCGACGTcgacccgcgccgccgccccaccgcGCAGCAGGTGCTCGACCACCCGTGGCTCCACCACCCCGCCCGCGCCCCCAACGTGCCCCTCGGCGACGTCGTCCGCGCCCGCCTCAAGCAGTTCTCCCTCATGAACCGCTTCAAGAAGAAGGCCATGcgg GTGATCGCGGAGcacctgtcggtggaggaggtggaggtgatCAAGGAGATGTTCGCGGTCATGGACACCGACAAGAACGGCAAGGTGACGCTCCAGGAGCTCAAGGCCGGCCTCACCAAGGTCGGCTCCAAGCTGGCCGAGCCGGAGATGGAGCTGCTCATGGAGGCC GCCGACGTGGACGGCAACGGGTACCTGGACTACGGCGAGTTCGTGGCGGTCACCATCCACCTGCAGCGCCTCTCCAACGACAACCACCTCCGCacggccttcctcttcttcgaCAAGGACGGCAGCGGCTACATCGACCGCCCCGAGCTCGCcgacgccctcgccgacgactCCGGccacgccgacgacgccgtgcTCGACCACATCCTGCAAGAAGTCGACACCGACAAG GATGGGCGGATCAGCTACGAGGAGTTCGTGGCGATGATGAAATCCGGGACGGACTGGAGGAAGGCGTCGCGGCAGTACTCGAGGGAGCGGTTCAAGACGCTGAGCAACAGCCTCATGAAGGACGGCTCGCTCACCATGGCGCGCTGA